The proteins below are encoded in one region of Microbispora sp. NBC_01189:
- a CDS encoding ABC transporter permease yields MVTTLVISRLSPGRVGAVINRNLGALRSGPSYWIVLLSGFFEPLLYLLSIGVGVGALIGELTVDGRTMSYASFVAPAMLAVSAMSGALAETTFNFFFKMKYMKTFEAVLATPVRPVEVAVGELVWAIVRGSVYTAIFLVVMVAMGLTEAGWAVAAFPATVLVGLAFGGLGMAVSTLMRGWQDFDLLNTGQFALFLFSGTFSPVRDYPVGVEVLIQVTPLYHAVELVRGLCMGAPGWGTLGHGVYLAVLAAAGVWFASRRLERTLCA; encoded by the coding sequence ATGGTGACGACTCTGGTGATCTCCCGGCTCTCCCCCGGCCGCGTGGGCGCCGTCATCAACCGCAACCTGGGGGCGCTGCGCTCGGGGCCGTCGTACTGGATCGTGCTGCTGTCGGGGTTCTTCGAGCCGCTGCTGTATCTGCTGTCGATCGGTGTCGGCGTGGGCGCGCTGATCGGTGAGCTGACGGTGGACGGGCGGACGATGTCGTACGCGTCGTTCGTCGCCCCGGCGATGCTGGCGGTGTCGGCGATGTCGGGCGCGCTGGCCGAGACCACCTTCAACTTCTTCTTCAAGATGAAGTACATGAAGACGTTCGAGGCGGTGCTGGCGACGCCGGTGCGGCCGGTGGAGGTCGCGGTCGGCGAGCTGGTCTGGGCGATCGTGCGGGGTTCGGTCTACACGGCGATCTTCCTCGTCGTGATGGTCGCGATGGGGCTGACCGAAGCCGGCTGGGCGGTGGCCGCGTTCCCGGCGACGGTGCTGGTGGGGCTGGCCTTCGGCGGGCTGGGGATGGCGGTCAGCACGCTGATGCGCGGGTGGCAGGATTTCGACCTGCTGAACACGGGTCAGTTCGCCCTGTTCCTGTTCTCCGGGACATTCTCCCCCGTGCGGGATTATCCCGTCGGGGTGGAGGTGCTGATCCAGGTCACTCCCCTGTATCACGCGGTCGAGCTGGTGCGCGGCCTGTGCATGGGGGCGCCGGGGTGGGGCACGCTCGGCCACGGGGTGTATCTGGCGGTGCTGGCCGCCGCGGGGGTCTGGTTCGCGTCGCGGCGCCTGGAGCGCACGTTGTGCGCCTGA
- a CDS encoding ABC transporter permease has translation MALTRSVHPTFAVLERHLTLYRRVWQASVFSSFVLPVLFLLSIGIGVGGYVGSVQGVDYLSWIVPGVLASTAFQIAVGESTYSVLADFKWVRAYHAMRATPVDVADMVRGHLIYLVFRVTATVVVFLVVVVFFGGLHSPWAPVTVLVCALVTVAVAAPVTAFSASIDHDSYFALLFRLIVLPAALFSGVFFPVGQLVVGLRLLAYASPLWHAVELCRAATLGRAPAWPVWAHAGYLLVWAVAGFVLAVRVFRGRLED, from the coding sequence GTGGCGCTCACGCGGTCGGTTCATCCGACCTTCGCGGTGCTGGAGCGGCACCTGACCCTGTATCGGCGGGTGTGGCAGGCGTCGGTGTTCTCGTCGTTCGTCCTGCCGGTGCTGTTCCTGCTGAGCATCGGCATCGGGGTGGGCGGCTACGTCGGTTCGGTGCAGGGGGTCGACTACCTGTCGTGGATCGTGCCGGGGGTGCTCGCGTCGACGGCGTTCCAGATCGCGGTGGGCGAGTCGACCTACTCGGTGCTCGCGGACTTCAAGTGGGTGCGGGCGTACCACGCGATGCGGGCGACTCCGGTGGACGTGGCCGACATGGTCCGCGGTCATCTGATCTACCTGGTTTTCCGGGTGACGGCGACGGTGGTGGTGTTCCTGGTCGTGGTGGTGTTCTTCGGGGGGCTGCATTCCCCGTGGGCGCCGGTGACCGTGCTGGTGTGCGCCCTGGTGACGGTGGCGGTGGCGGCGCCGGTGACCGCGTTCTCGGCGTCGATCGACCATGACAGCTACTTCGCCCTGTTGTTCCGGTTGATCGTGCTGCCGGCGGCGCTGTTCTCGGGGGTGTTCTTCCCGGTCGGGCAGCTGGTGGTGGGATTGCGGCTGCTGGCGTACGCCTCTCCCCTGTGGCATGCGGTGGAGTTGTGCCGGGCGGCGACGCTGGGCCGGGCGCCGGCCTGGCCGGTCTGGGCGCACGCCGGTTATCTGCTGGTGTGGGCGGTGGCCGGGTTCGTGCTGGCGGTGCGGGTCTTCCGCGGGAGGCTGGAGGACTGA
- a CDS encoding ABC transporter ATP-binding protein, whose protein sequence is MADQPLIVARGLVKRFEDFTAVDGIDLEVARGEAFGFLGPNGAGKSSTMRMIGCVSVPTAGELRILGMDAVRDGPRIRARLGVCPQLDNLDPDLTVRENLVTYARYFGLSRAESRRRADELLEFVQLSDRANGKVEPLSGGMKRRLTIARAMVNEPDLVLLDEPTTGLDPQARHLLWERLFRLKRRGVTLVLTTHYMDEAEQLCDRLVVMDGGRIVAEGSPRSLIETYSTAEVVELRFPDGLEGIAGHAAALAGVGKRVDPLPDRVLVYVDDGDAALAEVQRRGLAPSSVLVRRSTLEDVFLHLTGRTLVD, encoded by the coding sequence GTGGCTGACCAACCTCTGATCGTGGCGCGTGGCCTGGTCAAACGCTTCGAAGATTTCACCGCCGTCGACGGGATCGACCTGGAGGTGGCGCGGGGCGAGGCGTTCGGGTTCCTGGGTCCCAACGGGGCCGGGAAGTCCTCGACGATGCGCATGATCGGGTGCGTGTCGGTGCCGACCGCCGGGGAGCTGCGCATCCTCGGGATGGACGCGGTGCGGGACGGGCCGCGGATCCGGGCGCGGCTGGGGGTGTGCCCGCAGCTCGACAATCTCGATCCCGATCTGACGGTGCGGGAGAACCTGGTGACGTACGCCAGGTATTTCGGGTTGTCGCGGGCGGAGAGCCGCAGGCGCGCGGACGAGCTTCTGGAGTTCGTGCAGCTGTCCGATCGCGCGAACGGGAAGGTCGAGCCGCTGTCGGGGGGAATGAAGAGGCGGCTGACCATCGCGCGGGCGATGGTGAACGAGCCCGATCTGGTGCTGCTGGACGAGCCGACGACGGGGCTGGACCCGCAGGCGCGTCATCTGCTGTGGGAGCGGCTGTTCCGGTTGAAGCGGCGGGGCGTGACGCTGGTGCTCACCACGCACTACATGGACGAGGCCGAGCAGTTGTGCGACCGGCTGGTGGTGATGGACGGCGGGCGGATCGTGGCCGAGGGGTCGCCGCGGTCGCTGATCGAGACGTACTCGACGGCGGAGGTGGTGGAGCTGCGTTTTCCCGACGGGCTGGAAGGGATCGCGGGGCATGCCGCCGCGCTGGCGGGGGTCGGCAAGCGGGTCGATCCGCTGCCGGATCGGGTGCTGGTGTACGTGGACGACGGGGACGCGGCGCTGGCGGAGGTGCAGCGGCGCGGGCTGGCGCCGTCCAGTGTGCTGGTGCGGAGGTCGACGCTGGAGGACGTGTTCCTCCACCTGACGGGCCGGACGCTGGTGGATTGA
- a CDS encoding universal stress protein: protein MSTFELGTDGPRVILVGVDGSDTSLRAAAYAWGLARRQGSHVVLVHVTDPGTISTMMPTASASVVEAGEQVAAELREQVEHYARTLHSHVGYTFRTEYGDAAGAIAKIADEIRADAVVVGASTQAGHRFIGSVALRLVRAGRWPVTVVP, encoded by the coding sequence GTGAGCACGTTCGAACTGGGCACCGACGGCCCGCGGGTCATCCTCGTCGGCGTCGACGGCTCCGACACCTCGCTTCGCGCCGCCGCCTACGCCTGGGGGCTGGCCCGCCGCCAGGGCTCCCACGTCGTGCTCGTCCACGTGACCGACCCCGGCACGATCAGCACGATGATGCCCACCGCCTCGGCGTCGGTCGTAGAGGCGGGGGAGCAGGTCGCCGCGGAGCTCCGCGAACAGGTGGAACACTACGCCCGGACCCTCCACTCCCACGTCGGCTACACCTTCCGCACCGAGTACGGCGACGCCGCCGGAGCCATCGCGAAGATCGCCGACGAGATCAGGGCGGACGCGGTCGTCGTGGGCGCCTCGACCCAGGCCGGGCACCGCTTCATCGGCTCGGTCGCGCTCCGCCTGGTCCGCGCCGGCCGATGGCCGGTCACCGTCGTGCCCTGA